The Kribbella sp. NBC_00662 nucleotide sequence CGGCCGGATCGTGATGCTCGCGAACGCCCGCGTCCTCGGCCATGTCTTCGACCCGATCACCGTGTTCTGGTGCGTCGACAGCCCGTACGTCGTCGCCGAGGTGCACAACACGTACGGCGAACGGCACGCCTACCTGCTCACACCGGACGCGGACGGCACGGCCGAGACCGCGAAGAAGTTCTACGTCTCGCCGTTCAACGACGTGTCCGGCGACTACCAGCTCCGGTTCGAGCTCGACCGCAGCCGGGTGCGGGTCCAGGTCAGCCTGACCCGAGGCCATCGCACCGTGTTCGGTGCGAGCTTCGACGGCGTACCACGACCGGCTACCCGACGTGCGGTGCTCGCAGCCGCCGTACGGATGCCACTGATGCCGCAGCGGGTGTCCGGGCTGATCCGGCTGCACGGATTGTGGCTGTGGGCGCGGCGCCTCCCTGTCGTGAAGCGGTCGACGCGGAGGACCTTGCGCGGCCGGATCGCCCGGTTGATCGTGGATCGCGTTCTCGACCGGGTGCCGGTACGCGCCGTCTACCCGGACGGCACCGTCCGCGGCGGCGGCGGACCGGATGCGCCGATCCTGCGGGTCATTCGGCCCGACTCGCTGTACGAACGGCTCGCGCAGAACCCGAAGATCGGACTGGGCGAGGCGTACACGGCCGGCGACTGGGAGCCGGGCGACGGCACCGACCTAGGCGAACTCTTGACCCCGTTCGCCGAGCGGCTCACCAAGCTCGTGCCGCGTCCGTTGGTCCGCTTCCGCAGCCTGGTTGACCAACAGGTCCCCGACCGGCTGCGCAACACACCGAATGGTGCCCGCAGCAACATCAGTGCGCACTACGACCTCAGCAACGCCTTGTTCGCGGCCTTCCTGGACCGCGGGATGTCCTACAGCTCAGCCATGTTCGAGAGCGCCGAGGAGTCGCTGGAGCAAGCACAGACCCGCAAGGTGGAGCACATCCTCGACCTGGCCGGGGTACGGCGTGGCAGCCGGGTGCTCGAGATCGGCATCGGCTGGGGCACGCTCGCGATCGCCGCCGCACGTCGTGGCGCCCACGTCACCGGCATCACGTTGTCGAGAGAGCAGTTGACGCTCGCCCGCGAACGGGTCGCCGACGCCGGGCTGACCGATCGTGTCGACCTGCGGTTGCAGGACTACCGCGCGGTGACCGGCTCGTACGACGCCATCGTCAGCGTGGAGATGATCGAGGCCGTCGGCGAGGAGTTCTGGCCGGAGTACTTCGGCACGCTCGACCGGCTGCTGGCGCCCGGCGGATCCGTTGCACTGCAGGCGATTCTGATGGACCACGACCGGATGCTCGCGACCCGGCACTCGTACAGCTGGATCCAGAAGTACATCTTCCCCGGTGGTCTGATTCCGTCCAGGACCGCGATCGACGAGACGCTGGCGCGCCATACCGCCCTGGCGGTGCAGGCCGATCTTCGCTTCGGTCCGGACTACGCCGAGACCCTGCGTCGCTGGCGGCGCCAGTTCGTCGCGAGCTGGCCGGCCGTCCGCGCACAGGGTTTCGACGAGAGCTTCCGGCGTACGTGGGAGTTCTACCTGGCCTACAGCGAGGCCGGCTTCGCGTCGGGCTATCTGGACGTCGGCCAGCTGCTGCTCAGGCGGTCCGGTCCTCGCCGGGAGTCCGGCCGAACGCCTGATGGTAGGTCCGGGTGAAGTGGGCGGAGCTGGTGTAGCCGACCCGGTAGCCGACTTCGGCCGCGGTCAATGACTGGGTGCGAAGCAGGACCCTGGCCTCCTGCAGGCGGATCTGCTTCTGGAACTGGATCGGTGTCATCGAGGTCGCTGCCCGGAAATGACGGTGGAAGGTCGACGCGCTCATGCCGGCCAGGTCGGCGAGGTCTGCCACCAGCAGGGGTTCGTTGTGGTGATTGCGGATCCAGCTGATCGCCCGGGAGATGTGAGCGAGCATGCCGTCGGCCAGACCGATCTGCCGGACCAGTCCACCCTGTTCACCGGACAGCAGCCGCCACAGGATCTCCCGCCGGATGCCTGGCGCGAGCACGCGCACGTCGTCCGGACGGTCCGCGATCCGCAACAACCGCACGACGGGATCGAGCAAGTCAGAGGTCGCGTCGCTGACCACGAGACCGGCGTACTGCGACTTCCGCTCGGGAGCGTCGTCGAGCAGCAGCGCGGCGATCTCGACCGGGTCGAGCCGCAGGCTGACGACGGTGAACGGTTCGTCCGGCGTCGCCTTCAGCGCCTGGCCGACGACGGGGAGATCCAGTGACGTGACGAGGAACTGGCCGGCGCCGTACTCGTAGGCGACGCCGTTGAGCATCGTCAGTTTCACGCCTGAGGCAACGATCGCGACCGACGGCTGGGCCATGCTCGCGGTCAGCTCGGTCGGTTCGTCACGCCGGCTGACCTGTACCCCGTCGATCAGGTGCACGCTGTTGCCGCGCTGGCCGGCCGTGTGCCGGATGATCAGAATCCGGAGTTCGTCGAGCAGATCCACCTCTCCAGTGGAGCGACTTCGGCAGGATCGCGCAAGCCGGCGCCAGGATGATGCTCACGCCGCGACGCATCCCGGTGCTCTGATGGAAGGACCACCACCAGAAAGGCACCACCCGTGAATCGCAGAATCCTCGGCGCCACCGGCATCTCCGTCAGTGACGTCGCCCTCGGCGCGATGATGTTCGGCGCGATGGGCAACCCAGACCACGAGGACTCGGTCCGGATCATCCACCGCGCCCTCGACGCGGGCATCAACCTGATCGACACCGCCGACGTCTACTCGGGCGGCGAGTCCGAGGAGATCGTCGGTACGGCGATCCGCGGCCGGCGCGACGACGTCGTACTGGCGAGCAAGTTCGGCCTGCCGATGGGCGAGGACCCCAACCGGCGCGGCGCCTCCCGCCGCTGGATCCGGCAGGCGGTCGAGGCCAGCCTGCGGCGGCTCGGCACCGATCACCTCGACCTGTACCAGCTGCATCGTCCGGATCACGACACCGATCCGGGTGAGACCCTGTCCGCGCTGTCGGATCTCGTCCAGGCGGGGAAGATCCTCGCCTTCGGTTCGTCGATGTTCCCGGCCGAGACGATCGTCGAGGCGCAGTGGACAGCGGAGCGTCGCGGTACACACCGCTTCCTGACCGAGCAGACGATGTACTCGATCCTGACCCGGCGGCCGGAGGCGTCGGTGTTCCCGGTGGCTCAGCGGCACGATCTCGGCGTGCTGACCTTCGGGCCGCTCAACGGGGGCTGGCTCTCCGGCCGGGCGAACCAGGCGTCGTCGCACCGGGCGTCGGCGCGGCCGTCCAGCTACGACCCGAGCACTCCGACCGGTCAGGCGAAGGCCGCGGCCGTCGCGAAGCTGGGTCCGCTGGCCGCCGAGGCCGGTATGACGCTGCCTCAGCTCGCGGTTGCGTTCGTCCGGGCGCACCCGGCGGTCACCTCGGTCCTGATCGGCCCGCGCACGCAGGACCAGCTCGACAGCCTGCTCCCGGCCGCCGAGCTCGACCTCACCGACGACATCCTCGACCGGATCGACGAGATCGTTGCACCAGGCACCGAACTGGACCCGGCCGACAACTACGCCGCCACCCCGCCGGCGATCGAGCACGCACACCTGCGGCGCCGCTGAGGCCTTGCCGGCCGCGTCCTCAGACGTCGGGCAGCGCCACGAACGACAACACCACCCGGTCCTTTCCCGGCGACGCCGTCAGATGCGGCTCGAGGACGGCGTTGATGCCCTCGCGGATCGCATCCAGGTCCGCGGGGTCGACGTACACGGCCAGTTGGCTGTAGCCGAGTTGCGGCAGCCGGGTCTCCAGATCGCCGCGCTCGACGGCACGGTCGAAGTCGGCGGCCAGCCGGGTGAGCATCATCAGGAACGCCTGGCGGTGCTGCTCGGGCGTCATCGCGCGCGCCTCGCGTTCGTCGATCCGGCCGACCTTGGTCTGGTCCAGGCTGAGCGTGCGCTCGGTCGTACCGCGGACCTTCCGCTCGCGGACCACGGTCAGGAAACCGGCGTCGATCAGTACGGCGACGTGGCGGTACAACGACGTGGTCGGCACGTCGGGGAGATCGCGTTTCAGGTCGGTCGTGGTCAGCTCACGGCCGAGGACGCGCTGGACGATCCGCCAGCGGATCGGGTGCAGGAGCAGGTCCGACACCGGAGTGGATGACTCGGCCATCAGGGTCGCTCCAGGGTTCTCACGGGTCTCCATTGGTCCCAAGTTTGGTAATAATAGCGTGAACGGAAGCATTTCCCCGTCGCCCAAGGAGAACGTGCTGTGTCGCTCACCCGTCGTACCGTGCTCAAATCCGCCGCTGCCGCTGTTCCGGTGGCCGCGCTGTCCACCTTGCCCGCCGCGGGCGCCACTACCCGTGAACCGGTCGCGATCGGGCGGCTGGCCGACAAGATCGAGGCGGGGATGGCGAAGTACGCGATCCCTGGCGTCGGTCTGGGCCTGTGGTACCGCGGCCGCGAGTACGTCCGCGGTTTCGGGGTCACGAGCGTCGACACCAACGAGCCGGTGTCCGGCGACACCGTGTTCCGGATCGGCTCGACCACGAAGACGTTCACCGCGACCGCGATCATGCGGCTCGTCGAGCGTGGGCGGGTCAGTCTCGACCGGCCGGTGCGCGCGTACCTGCCCGACTTCCGGACGGCTGACCCGTCGGTCGCCGCTCGGGTCACCGTGCGCCAGCTGCTGAACCACACCGCCGGCTGGCAGGGCGACTACCTCGAGGACTACGGGGATGGCGACGACGCGCTCGCGAAGTACGTCGCCGGTATGACGAAGGTCCCGCAGCTGACACCGCTCGGGAAGGTGTTCGCGTACAACAACGCCTCGCTCGGGGTGGCCGGCCGGATCATCGAGGTGGTGACCGGCAAGCCGTACGAGCTCGCCGCGCGCGAACTGGTCATCGATCCGCTGGGTCTCGACCACAGCCGCTTCTTCCGGAGTGAGCTGGGCGGATTCAGCGTCGCTGCCTCGCACAACATCGTTGACGGCAAGGCGGTTGTGGAGCCGGCCTTCGATGCGATCCCGCGCAGTCTGCAGTCGATCGGTGGACTCATCTCGAGCGCCCGCGACCAGCTGCGGTACGCCCGTTACCACCTGGGGCACCGCGGTCTCCCCCACCTGCTCAGCGACCGCAGCAGGTTGGCGATGCAGTCTCACCCGGGTCCCGGCGGCACTCTGTTCGTCGAGCTGAACGGCGTGGGCGTCAGCTGGATGCTGCGTCCGACAGCGCAGGGTCCGACAGTCGTGCAGCACGGTGGTGACTGGTCCGGTCAGCACTCCGGCTTCCTGTTCGTGCCGCGGCGGGACTTCGCCATCACGTTGCTGACGAACTCCGAGAGCGGTCCCCTGCTGGTGGCCGAGTTGTTCGCGGACGACTGGGCGTTGCAGGAGTTCGCCGGCGTCAACAACCTTCCCGCCGTACCGCGTGAGCTGCCGCCGCGCCGACTCGCGGAGTACGAAGGCACCTATGTCTCCCAGCAGATCGGCCTCGACGGCAAGCCGGAAGATCTGGCGCTCGACGTGACTGCCCACAACGGCGAGTTGGTAGCCGGCGCGGGTGGGCAGGCGCTGCTGCGTCTCGCCTTCTACCGCAAGGACTACGTGCTCGCCCTGAACCCCGACGGCACACCGACCCACACCCGCGCCAACTTCGTCCGCGGCGCGGCCGGACCAGTGGAGTGGTTCAGGTACGGCGGACGTCTGTTCCGTCACCACGCTGCCGGAGCCCGCGCGACCACGGCCCGCGCTGCCAACCTCCGCTTGCTCAGTCGTTAGCAGTAACCATCCACAGATGCCCGTCCGGATCGGTGAAGGTGGCCAGGTACGCCCAGGGCTTACGTATGGGCGCAGTCACCTGCACCGCTCCGGCGGCGATCGCCTTGGCGGTCTGCGCGTCTACCGCCTGCTCGCTGGCGACGGTCACCGTGAGGATGCATTCGCTCTGGCCGTACGGCGCGGCGGGCTGGTCACCTAGTACCCACCCGAAGCCCTCGGTCGGGATGAGCATCAGTCGGACGTCCTCCGCGAGTGCGAACTGCAGGGGTTCGGGGATGCCGTCCTCGTCGGGCTCGCCTACGGGTGTCAGGCCGAGCGCCTCCTGGTAGAAGGCGTACGACCGGGGCCGGTCCTCGATCGCGAGGCCGATGATCATCGGGTCACTCCTGCGGTGAATCGGGCGGCGTCGAGGATGTAGTGCAGTCGCTCGGCGGGGACCTGGCGGTCGATGCCCAGTGCAACGGTCACGTCGAGGCCGTGGATGACGTCGTGGGACAGCGCGCCTACGTACCCGCCGCCTGGTGGCTTCCATGGGTGGTTGACGTTCTGGCGGAGGCATTCGACCAGCTGGGCCGATGACAGTCCAGCAGCGGGCAGTCCGGCCAGCACGTCGGCCAGCTCGGTGCGCTCGGCCGCAACCGCAGTTCTGATATCCGTCATACCCCACCGACGAACGTCTCAGGCCCGCACAGACACCTCGTGCAATCTTTTCTGCAGGTACAACCGCTCCGCATCGGTGGTCGCGAGCTCGAGGGCTTCTTCGTACGCCGTCTTCGCCTCGGGCCAGCGTTCCAGACGGCGGAGGAAGTCGGCTCGGGTCGCTGGGAGGAGGTGATAGCCGGCGAGCGGTCCCTCGGCGAGCTCCTGGACGAGCCGGAGGCCGACGGCCGGGCCGTCTGCCATGCCGATGGCTACGGCACGGTTGAGGGTGACGACCGGAGTCTGTGGGAGTCGGGCGTAGAGCCCGGCGATCTGCGGCCAGTCCGTGTCCGCCGCGGTGCGGGCGGTCGCGTGGCAGGCGGCGATGGCGGCCTGCACCTGGTACGGGCCCGGAGCGCCGCGGTCGAGCGCGGAGTCCAGCAGGTCGACGCCCTCTTTGATCTGGCTGTGGTCCCAGCGGGTTCGGTCCTGGTCATCGAGGGTGACGAGGGCACCGTCGTCGGCCAGCCGCGTGTTGCGTCGGGCGTCATGCAGCAGCATCAAAGCAAGCAGGCCGGTGGGCTCTGGTTCAGGTAGGAGCTGGACGAGCAATCTGGCCAGTCTGATCGCCTCACCGCTCAGATTGCTCCGTACGACATCGGAGTACCCCTCGTTGAACAGCAGATACAGCACCGCGAGTACTGCGGGCGTCCGCTGCGGCAGCAGATGCGCGGGCGGGACGCGGTACGGGATGCCGGCGTGCTGGATCTTCTGCTTCGCGCGGGTCAGTCGCTTCGACATGGTCGTCTCCGGGACCAGGAACGCCCGGGCGATCTCCGCAGTACTCAGACCGGCCAGCGTGCGCAACGTCAACGCCACACGGGCCTCCATCGCCAGGGCGGGATGACAGCAGGTGAACATCAACCGCAGCCGGTCGTCCGGCACGTCGTACGGCGGATCGTCGTCGTACGACAGCGCAGCGACCTGACGCAGCTTGGCGGCACCCACCGCCTCGCGGCGCATCCAGTCGATCGCACGGTTGCGTGCGGTTGTGGTCAGCCAGGCACCAGGCCGGTCCGGTACGCCGTCGACCGGCCACCGCTGCAGCGCCGCCGCGAACGCCTCCTGCGCACACTCCTCGGCCAGCTCCCAGTCACCGGTCACCCGGATCAGAGTGGCGACCACCTGTCCCCACTCCTGCCGGTAGATGTCCTCCAGCGTCACACCGGTGGCTCCAGCACCGGACGGATCTCGATCGTGCCGTAGCCGGCCGCAGGGTGCTTGGACGCGATCTCTATCGCCTCGTCCAGGTCGGCGCAGTCGATCAGGACGAAACCTCCGATCTGCTCCTTCGTCTCGGCGAACGGCCCGTCGGTGAGCAGGAGCTCGTCGTCCCGCACCCGCACCGTGGTGGCTTCATGAGGCGGCCGCAGCCCCGCGCCGCCCGCCACCACGCCCCGGGCTTCCATCTCTTCCGACCAGCCGCCGCACCCGTCGTTCGCGTACTCGGTCCCGGAGGGGTCGCCACAGATCATCAGCAGGTACTTCACCCAGCCATCGTCGCAGGTCTAGCGTCGACGGCAAGGACCTTCAGGCGGGAGGGCATGTGATGACCGGACGGATCGTGCACTTCGAGGTGCCGTACGACGACGGCGAGCGAGCGCGGACGTTCTACCGCGAGGCGTTCGGGTGGAAGCTGCTGGAGATGCCCGAGATGAACTACACGATGGTGTCGACCGGGCCGGTGAACGAGCAGTCGATGCCCGCCGAGCCCGGCTTCATCAACGGCGGCATGTACCGGCGCAGCGGCGAGCTCACCCGCCCGATCCTGACCGTCGACGTCCCGGACATCGACGCCGCCTGGAAGACCATCGAGAGCCTCGGCGGCGAGCGCGTCGGCGAGAAGCTCCCGGTCGGCGACATGGGCTTCGCGGCGTACTTCAAGGACCCCGAAGGCAACGTCCTCGGTCTGTGGCAGACCGCCTAGGTTCTGTCTGGCCGTTCAGGTCGGCGTACATCGGTAGTTCACGGTCGAGTGCCTAGACTGCGGGGTGTGTTGGCTCCGGTGGCGTCCTCGGGAGGACTGAATGCCTGACCGTATCCAGACCATTGCCTATCCGGCACCGGGATCGCGGCCCTCGCGGCGGGATCCGGATCCGCTCGCGCCGCACGTGATCGTGCTGTTCGGGGCGACCGGCGACCTGGCCAAGCGCAAGCTGCTGCCCGGGCTGGCCTATCTGCAGCAGTCCCGGTTCACGCCCGACGTACGCATCATCGGCACGGCGACCGAGGATCTGACGTCGGACGAGTTCCGGGCGCGCGCCCGGGAGGCCGTCGAGACGTTCGGCATGCACAAGCTGAGCGACGAGCAGTGGTCGCAGTTCTCCGAGACGCTCGACTACGTCCCGGTGACGGCCGGCCCGGAGGCGCTGGCGAGGGCGGTGAAGTCGGCCGAGGAGGCGCTCGGCCCCGACGTACGCCGGCTGCACTACCTGTCGGTGCCCCCGAAGGCGGCCCAGTCGGTGATCGCGATGCTGCGCGACGCGGACCTGGTCGACCGGGCCCGGGTGGTGATGGAGAAGCCGTTCGGCGACGACCTGGCCAGCGCGATCAAGCTCAACGACTTCGTCCACGAGACGTTCGACGAGTCGCAGATCTTCCGGATCGACCACTTCCTCGGCAAGGAAGCGGCGCTGAACATCCTCGCGTTCCGGTTCGCGAACGGCCTGTTCGAGCCGATCTGGAACCGGAACTTCATCGACCACGTGCAGATCGACATCCCGGAGTCGCTCGGGCTGGACCAGCGCGCCACCTTCTACGAGCCGACCGGCGCGTTCAAGGACATGGTCGTCACGCACCTGATGCAGGTGATGTCGTTCGTCGCGATGGAGCCGCCGACGGCCCTGGAGCCGCGGGCTATCTCGGAGGAGAAGAACAAGGTCTTCCGGTCGATGCTGCCGATCAGCCCGACCGACGTGGTCCGCGGTCAGTACTCCGGCTACCGCAACGAGGAGGGCGTCGCGCCGGACTCCGACACCGAGACGTTCATCGCGCTGCGGGTCGAGATCGACAACTGGCGCTGGGCCGGTACGCCGTTCTTCCTGCGCACCGGCAAGAAGATGGCCCAGGGCCAGCGGATCATCTCGATCGCCTTCAAAGAGGCGCCGAAGACGATGTTCCCGTCCGGGTCGGGTGTCGGCTCGGAGGGTCCGGACCATCTGACCTTCGACCTGGCCGACTCGTCCCGGGTGTCACTGTCGTTCTACGGCAAGCGGCCCGGCCCGGGCATGCGGCTGGAGAAGCTGTCGATGCAGTTCTCCACCCAGGAGACCGAGAGCGCCGGCGACGTACTCGAGGCGTACGAGCGCTTGATCCTGGACGCGATGCGCGGCGACCACACCCTGTTCACCACCGCCGAGGGCATCGAATCGCTCTGGGACCGCTCCGCCCATCTCCTCGAGGACCCGCCGCCGGTCAAGCCGTACCAGCCCGGCACCTGGGGCCCGAACGCGATCCACCAGCTGATCGCGCCGCGCGCCTGGCGGCTCCCCTTCGAACGCGAGTGGCGGGAGTAGCAAGGGCCTTGGCTAGGCTGCCGCGCATGCGGGAGATTCTGGTCATCGGTGTCGGGGCGGGCGATCCGGAGCAGGTGACGATGCAGGGCGTGTCGGCGCTGAACCGGGTCGATGTGTTCTTCGTGCTCGACAAGGGCGAGGTGAAGCAGGAGCTGGTCGACCTGCGGTCCGAGATCCTGCGGCGGTACGCGACGTCGAAGGATTACCGGGTGGTCGTCGGCCGCGACCCGGAGCGGGATCGCACGGCCTCGGCGTACGTCGAGGCTGTGGACGACTGGCGACGCCGACGGGCCGACGTGTGCGCGGAGATGATCGCGTCCGAGCTGGGCGAGGACCAGGTCGGCGCGTTCCTGGTCTGGGGCGATCCGTCGCTGTACGACAGCACGCTGGCGATTCTCGACGACATCCTGGCGCGGGGTGAGCTCGAGTTCGGGGTCGAGGTGATTCCGGGGATCAGCAGCGTGTCGACGCTCGCCGCCCGGCACAAGGTCGGGCTGAACCAGGTGGGCCGGCCGATCCAGATCACGACCGGACGACGGCTCGCCGCCGGCTGGCCGGAGGGTGTGGACGACGTCGTCGTGATGCTCGACGCGCAGACGGCGTTCACCGAGCATCTCGACGCCGACATCTATTGGGGCGCGTATCTCGGCACGCCGGACGAGATTCTCATCTCGGGACCGCTGCGGGAGGTCGCGAGCGAGATCGAGAAGGTGCGCGCCGAGGCCCGGGATCGCAAGGGCTGGATCATGGACACCTACTTGTTACGACGGCCTAGGTAAAAGCACGCCGGGTGGGAGAGTGCGGCGACCTAGACCAAAGGTGTAGGCGGTCTGGACTTCGGGCCGAAGCGGCGACGGCGGCGGCTCGACGACGCTGCAGGCATGAAGAAACTCTTGGTGATCATGACGGCCGCCTTGGCGCCGGCGGGCTTGTTGGTGGGCCTCGCCGGGCCGAGTGACGCGGCCCAGCAGGACGTCGTACGAACAGATGGCGGCCTGGTTGCGAGCAAGACGGTCGGGGACGCAAGGGTCTTCGACGGGATCCCGTACGCCGCTCCCCCGGTCGGCCCGCTGCGCTGGAAGGCCCCTGCACCCGCCAAACCATGGACCGGCGTACGTGAGTCGAAGCTCGGCAACGTCTGTCCGCAGCAGGCGAACTCAGAGGCTCCGGACGGGTCGTCCACCGAGGACTGCCTCTATCTGAACGTCACCACCCCGGCCAAGCCCTCCCCGAAGCCTCGAGCCGTCGTGGTGTGGATCCCCGGCGGTGGGTTCTTCTCGGGCGCCGGTAACAGCTACGAGGCGTCGAAGTTCGCCGCCCGCGGCGATGTGGTCGTCGTGACGGTCAACTACCGGCTCGGCATCTTCGGCTTCTTCGGGTACCCGGGTCTGCCGGGATCCGGCACCTACGGCATCCAGGACCAGCAGGCCGCGCTGCGCTGGGTCCAGCGCAACGCCCGCGCATTCGGCGGCGATCCGCGCAACGTGACAGTCGCGGGTGAGTCCGCCGGCGGCATGAGTGTCTGCGCCCAGCTGACGTCTCCGACCTCCACGGGTCTGTTCTCGAAGGCGATCATGCAGAGCGGCTCGTGCGAGTTCAACTGGGCCGCCAACAGCCAGTACCCCGGTCAGGCCGCGGACTCCCCCTGGATCCCGGCCGGCACGGTGCAGTCGAACGGCAAGGAATGGGCGGCCGACAACAAGACCAAGCTCGGCTGCAAGCCCGGCCAGTCCATGCTCGACTGCCTCCGCGCCGCGAAGTCCGACGTACTGGTCGACGACACCCTCAACTTCACCCAGATCGGGTACGGCGGGACTGCCGTCGTACCGCTGTCACCTGCTCGCGCGCTGAAGGCCGGACTGTTCCACCGGGTGCCGATCATCTCCGGCAACAACCACGACGAG carries:
- a CDS encoding carboxylesterase/lipase family protein, whose amino-acid sequence is MKKLLVIMTAALAPAGLLVGLAGPSDAAQQDVVRTDGGLVASKTVGDARVFDGIPYAAPPVGPLRWKAPAPAKPWTGVRESKLGNVCPQQANSEAPDGSSTEDCLYLNVTTPAKPSPKPRAVVVWIPGGGFFSGAGNSYEASKFAARGDVVVVTVNYRLGIFGFFGYPGLPGSGTYGIQDQQAALRWVQRNARAFGGDPRNVTVAGESAGGMSVCAQLTSPTSTGLFSKAIMQSGSCEFNWAANSQYPGQAADSPWIPAGTVQSNGKEWAADNKTKLGCKPGQSMLDCLRAAKSDVLVDDTLNFTQIGYGGTAVVPLSPARALKAGLFHRVPIISGNNHDEANGWLAAFGDIKDYPQLVKNMVGARKAPQVLQHYPQARYDSPAAAWGAVTTDRIWSCTQVASDQHAAGKVPVYAYEFADKHSPIASPGLGAAHAMELPYLFRLGGYDFPMSATQQTLSNQMIDYWTAFARTGNPNGPDRPHWSPTGVREVKGLSLAPTEQTGIQQVSLSAEHQCGFWSRLG